From the genome of candidate division WOR-3 bacterium, one region includes:
- a CDS encoding Smr/MutS family protein, producing MKEVLASFTQTPIGREKALSLSPFPNQEEVEKEFFRLSLLWGNRYALSGIKDLRETLIPLKEGMCLTPNTLAEIRQTILGLGELKRVPKEIWCENFSPFFTRIEGLAEKIGEAIDDFGEMKPEFSPLLKRLNEEAKSIRAEIIKKLEGIRRENPDLFWDGEITIRNGRYCLPLKSFKKGRLPAIVHDLSESEKTLFVEPISLVELGNQLVRREREMAEERRKILLDLTKGVVKEKSALLSLLDFAGLVDLWQAKISFAQRFGGTKPTFIKDDSLEIIGARHPLLLLKGVEVVPLDLVMKGKKVLVVSGPNAGGKTCLLKTVGLVVLLSQCGIFPPCQRAVIPFFDNLFTDIGENESLEEALSAFTAHLLNIKEILTSDGNKKSLILLDELGGSTSPEEGGALACALIEELKRRDGITIVTTHLTVVKLFAYNDPEVLQGSMEFKGKPTYQLILGLPGESSALEIASLLDFPQRIIIRAQNLRGENFISFSEKVKELAKEISDYQNRNRSLAEKEKKVQELNSLLEKRLREWEKKEKEWRREFIRAKETFLKENREKVEKLISELRQWRERPLRDEKRIKEIIKESEELFVKVMTEIKEERKKLITQRREVKVGDRVRIVRFDQEGEVLALDGELAKVSLGRLTMKIPSQELEVVEEKVNSSEGSPVASPRKDEDTLPPFSPLLNIRGEEKIFALEKVERFLEDAILYGCKEIKLLHGKGKGILRQAIWDFLAKDKRISEFREGRPEEGGSGVTVVKLK from the coding sequence GTGAAAGAGGTCCTGGCATCTTTTACCCAAACACCGATTGGTAGAGAGAAGGCCCTTTCCCTTTCCCCTTTTCCCAATCAAGAGGAGGTGGAAAAGGAGTTTTTCCGGCTCTCCCTCCTTTGGGGTAATCGCTATGCCCTATCCGGCATTAAAGACCTCAGGGAGACACTTATCCCCTTAAAAGAAGGGATGTGTTTGACACCGAATACCTTAGCCGAAATCCGGCAGACGATTTTGGGGCTGGGGGAGTTAAAAAGGGTGCCGAAGGAGATCTGGTGCGAAAACTTCTCTCCCTTTTTCACTCGTATAGAAGGATTAGCGGAGAAGATTGGAGAAGCGATAGACGATTTCGGAGAGATGAAACCAGAATTTTCTCCCCTCTTAAAGAGACTGAACGAGGAGGCGAAAAGTATCCGGGCGGAAATTATTAAAAAGTTGGAGGGAATAAGAAGGGAGAATCCGGACCTATTTTGGGATGGGGAGATTACGATAAGGAATGGGAGGTATTGCCTTCCCTTAAAATCTTTCAAGAAGGGGAGACTACCGGCAATTGTTCACGACTTGTCAGAAAGCGAAAAGACCCTTTTTGTAGAGCCGATTTCTTTGGTGGAATTGGGAAACCAATTGGTGCGCCGGGAAAGGGAGATGGCTGAGGAGAGAAGGAAAATTCTCTTAGACCTGACCAAGGGGGTGGTGAAAGAGAAGTCAGCCCTCCTCTCCCTTCTTGACTTCGCCGGTTTGGTTGACTTGTGGCAGGCGAAAATATCCTTCGCCCAAAGGTTTGGGGGGACAAAGCCAACCTTTATAAAAGATGATTCCTTAGAAATTATCGGCGCCCGCCATCCCTTGCTTTTACTGAAAGGGGTAGAAGTTGTCCCCTTAGATTTGGTAATGAAGGGTAAAAAGGTTCTGGTGGTCTCAGGACCGAATGCCGGAGGAAAGACTTGCCTCTTAAAGACTGTCGGCCTTGTTGTCCTTCTGAGTCAATGTGGGATCTTTCCTCCCTGCCAGCGTGCGGTCATCCCTTTCTTTGATAATCTCTTTACCGATATCGGCGAAAACGAAAGTTTAGAAGAGGCACTTTCCGCCTTTACCGCTCACCTTCTTAACATTAAGGAGATTTTGACAAGTGACGGCAATAAGAAGAGCCTCATCCTTTTGGACGAATTGGGTGGCTCCACTTCCCCGGAGGAGGGTGGTGCTTTAGCCTGTGCCTTAATTGAAGAGTTAAAGAGAAGAGATGGGATAACAATTGTTACGACCCACCTGACAGTGGTGAAGCTCTTTGCCTATAATGACCCGGAGGTCCTTCAGGGGAGTATGGAATTTAAAGGGAAGCCCACTTACCAGTTAATCCTCGGTCTCCCAGGAGAGTCCAGCGCCTTAGAGATCGCTTCCTTACTTGATTTTCCTCAAAGGATTATTATTCGGGCTCAGAATCTGCGAGGGGAAAATTTTATCTCCTTTTCGGAGAAAGTGAAGGAGTTGGCAAAGGAGATTAGTGATTATCAGAATCGCAATCGGAGTTTAGCGGAGAAGGAGAAGAAGGTGCAAGAGTTAAATTCTCTTTTAGAAAAGAGATTACGGGAATGGGAGAAGAAGGAGAAGGAATGGCGGCGGGAATTCATTCGGGCAAAAGAGACTTTCTTAAAAGAGAATCGGGAAAAGGTGGAAAAATTAATTAGCGAACTCCGCCAATGGCGGGAGAGGCCTTTGCGCGACGAAAAGAGGATTAAGGAGATAATTAAGGAGAGTGAAGAGTTATTCGTAAAGGTGATGACGGAGATAAAGGAGGAGAGGAAAAAGTTGATTACTCAGAGAAGGGAAGTGAAGGTCGGCGACCGGGTACGGATTGTTCGGTTTGACCAGGAAGGTGAGGTTCTGGCGTTGGATGGGGAATTAGCCAAGGTCTCACTCGGTCGTTTAACAATGAAAATTCCTTCTCAGGAATTGGAAGTGGTTGAGGAGAAGGTAAATTCTTCTGAAGGTTCACCAGTCGCGAGCCCAAGAAAAGATGAAGATACCTTACCCCCTTTCTCTCCCCTCTTAAATATTCGGGGCGAGGAGAAGATTTTCGCCTTAGAGAAAGTGGAGCGGTTTTTAGAGGATGCCATTCTTTACGGTTGTAAAGAGATTAAACTTTTACACGGTAAGGGAAAAGGGATTTTACGCCAGGCGATTTGGGACTTCTTGGCGAAGGATAAGAGAATTTCTGAATTTCGGGAGGGGAGACCTGAAGAGGGTGGTTCAGGAGTGACGGTTGTGAAGTTAAAGTAA
- the rpsU gene encoding 30S ribosomal protein S21, whose amino-acid sequence MNLGKIIVKPNEPFDSFIRRFRGAVERAGILKDMKRKEFYEKPSDRRRRIEAERRRKRLRYLREEF is encoded by the coding sequence ATGAATTTGGGTAAGATAATCGTTAAACCGAACGAACCTTTTGATAGTTTTATTAGAAGGTTTCGGGGAGCAGTGGAAAGAGCCGGCATCCTAAAAGATATGAAGCGGAAAGAGTTTTACGAGAAGCCATCCGATAGAAGAAGGCGGATTGAAGCGGAGAGGAGAAGAAAGAGATTGCGTTACCTCCGGGAGGAGTTTTAG
- a CDS encoding 16S rRNA (uracil(1498)-N(3))-methyltransferase → MGEEIYLVKRENISEKKFLLLGEEARHCFKVRRNERDDLILLTDGEGKEYKGKINEVNPRANSVAGEVLEVREGSRELPVAIHLAFAPIKRRDLTFLIEKATELGVRGFIPIKTERSFLSFKKERFEKVAQRGMKTALGTFLPQFYPLINFDSLIALVKDYSLALLAYEKEEERFLFDIPWNKGDGKILLIVGPEGGFADWEVARAKKEGVLTFSLGKRRLATGTAALSALSIISECLRIKRRGGDEFG, encoded by the coding sequence ATGGGGGAAGAGATTTATTTAGTGAAAAGGGAGAATATCTCCGAGAAGAAGTTTCTCCTCTTGGGAGAAGAGGCGAGGCACTGCTTTAAGGTGAGGCGCAATGAGAGAGATGATTTGATTCTCTTAACCGACGGTGAAGGTAAGGAGTATAAAGGGAAGATTAATGAGGTTAATCCGCGGGCGAATTCGGTAGCCGGTGAGGTTTTAGAGGTGAGGGAGGGAAGCCGGGAATTACCAGTCGCCATCCATTTAGCCTTCGCCCCGATTAAAAGGCGCGACCTTACTTTCCTTATTGAAAAAGCGACCGAGTTGGGAGTAAGGGGTTTCATCCCCATCAAGACGGAGAGAAGTTTTCTTTCTTTTAAGAAGGAGCGATTTGAGAAGGTGGCGCAGAGAGGGATGAAAACCGCTCTGGGTACTTTTCTTCCTCAATTTTATCCCTTAATTAACTTTGATTCCTTAATCGCTCTCGTTAAGGACTATTCCTTAGCCCTTCTTGCTTATGAGAAGGAAGAAGAGCGATTTCTTTTTGACATCCCTTGGAATAAGGGGGATGGAAAGATATTATTAATTGTTGGTCCGGAAGGAGGTTTTGCCGATTGGGAGGTAGCAAGGGCGAAGAAGGAAGGGGTTTTAACCTTTTCCTTAGGGAAGCGGCGCCTCGCCACTGGCACCGCGGCATTAAGCGCCCTCTCTATTATTAGTGAATGTTTAAGAATAAAGAGAAGAGGAGGTGATGAATTTGGGTAA
- the dnaJ gene encoding molecular chaperone DnaJ — MAKKEDYYELLGVSRNATEEEIKRAYYALAKKYHPDLNPNNRKEAEEKFKRISEAYEVLMDKEKRRLYDTYGHEGVSQKVYPGGFSWDKFTHTDVFRDIFGDFDFDDFFSRLRTGGSIFDIFDELRVKKREPTGKNIRVRLFLTLEEIANGCEKEVAVGRYEKCNACGGKGGKGNATCLRCKGTGQVKEVSRSVFGSFVQVYTCPECGGTGRVIKEICKECEGSGRVKVSRRLKIKIPVGISPSHYLTLPGEGHYGPGGSGDIIVEVAEKEHPVFLRKGNDLITEMAISYPIACLGGEIEVPTLSGPKKVEVPPGIQSGENIRLKGLGIKGLDGRRGDIIVKVKVYVPRRVSVKEEEILRELEKFSSPPPPPKRPEASD, encoded by the coding sequence ATGGCGAAGAAGGAAGATTATTATGAACTTTTAGGAGTAAGCCGGAATGCGACGGAAGAAGAGATTAAACGCGCTTACTATGCCTTAGCCAAAAAATACCACCCGGATTTGAATCCGAATAATCGGAAGGAGGCGGAGGAGAAGTTTAAGAGGATTTCTGAAGCCTACGAGGTTTTAATGGATAAGGAAAAGAGGAGGCTTTATGATACTTATGGTCACGAAGGGGTCTCCCAGAAGGTCTATCCGGGTGGCTTCTCCTGGGATAAGTTTACTCATACCGATGTCTTTCGGGATATCTTTGGTGATTTTGACTTTGATGACTTCTTCTCCCGACTCCGAACCGGGGGCAGTATCTTTGATATCTTTGATGAATTAAGGGTAAAGAAGCGGGAGCCAACCGGTAAAAATATTCGCGTCCGGTTATTTCTTACCTTAGAAGAGATTGCCAATGGTTGCGAAAAGGAGGTGGCCGTTGGCCGGTATGAGAAATGTAATGCCTGTGGCGGAAAGGGAGGGAAAGGGAATGCTACTTGTCTGCGCTGCAAGGGAACAGGTCAGGTGAAAGAGGTCTCCCGAAGTGTCTTTGGTTCTTTCGTTCAGGTCTATACCTGTCCGGAATGCGGCGGCACGGGTCGGGTAATAAAGGAGATTTGTAAAGAATGTGAAGGGAGCGGTCGGGTGAAGGTTTCCCGCAGATTGAAGATAAAGATACCAGTCGGCATCTCTCCTTCCCATTACCTCACCCTACCCGGAGAGGGGCATTACGGACCTGGTGGTTCGGGTGATATCATTGTGGAAGTAGCGGAAAAGGAGCACCCGGTATTTTTAAGGAAGGGGAACGATTTAATAACGGAGATGGCGATCTCTTATCCCATCGCCTGTTTGGGAGGGGAGATTGAGGTTCCTACCCTTTCCGGACCAAAGAAGGTGGAAGTGCCTCCTGGAATCCAATCCGGAGAAAATATCCGGCTTAAAGGATTGGGAATTAAAGGTTTGGATGGAAGAAGGGGAGATATTATTGTGAAGGTGAAGGTCTATGTCCCAAGGCGGGTCTCGGTAAAGGAAGAGGAGATTTTAAGGGAGTTAGAGAAGTTCTCCTCTCCACCCCCGCCACCAAAAAGGCCAGAAGCGAGTGATTAA
- the dnaK gene encoding molecular chaperone DnaK, translated as MGKKVVGIDLGTTFSAVAVMERDRPVIIPNPDGERITPSVVAFGKERLVGTLAKRQAIINPERTIYSIKRFMGRKYSEVQEEIKLVPYKVVPHDNGDAWVEVDGVRYSPPQISAMILEYLKNAAEAYLGEKVDKAVITVPAYFNDAQRQATKDAGKIAGLEVLRIINEPTAAAFAYGFKGEEAKPKKVAVYDLGGGTFDISIIEIGYVEGTISVLSTDGNTHLGGDDFDERIVKWILEEARKEHGVDLSTDRTSLQRIREAAEKAKRELSTKLETTISLPFIYSDPKKGPIHLELKLTRAHLEAMVEDLIQMTIEPVKRALENAKPKRLTPEEIDEVILVGGQTRMPRVIEVVRDFFNKEPHRGINPDEVVALGAAIQAGIFSGDTKKDVVLLDVTPLSLGIETLGGVFTKIIERNTTIPTRKSQIFTTAADNQTEVTIHVLQGERPMAKDNKSLGRFELYGIPPAPRGVPQIEVEFNIDADGILYVTARDLGTKKEQSMRIMPSSGLTKEEIERMKREAELHRAEDEERRELAEARNRADTVIYHIEKNLREYGSNLSEADRKEIEEKLKELKESIKGEDRKRIEKGIEELQRAAMKLGEAVYKRGKEGSEEKKETKADYQVYDDTSQ; from the coding sequence ATGGGTAAGAAGGTTGTTGGTATTGATTTGGGAACAACATTTTCCGCAGTTGCGGTTATGGAAAGGGACCGTCCGGTAATTATTCCCAATCCGGACGGGGAGAGGATTACACCTTCGGTTGTTGCCTTTGGTAAAGAAAGACTGGTCGGAACTCTGGCGAAAAGGCAAGCGATAATCAATCCGGAAAGGACAATTTACTCCATAAAGCGGTTTATGGGTCGGAAGTATTCCGAGGTGCAAGAGGAGATAAAACTTGTTCCCTATAAGGTCGTCCCTCACGATAACGGCGATGCCTGGGTTGAAGTTGATGGTGTGAGGTATTCCCCACCCCAAATCTCGGCAATGATCCTAGAATACCTAAAGAATGCTGCGGAGGCTTACTTAGGAGAGAAGGTGGATAAGGCGGTAATTACGGTTCCTGCCTATTTTAATGATGCCCAAAGGCAAGCCACTAAAGATGCGGGAAAGATTGCCGGTTTAGAGGTTTTGCGCATTATTAACGAACCGACCGCTGCTGCTTTTGCCTATGGCTTTAAAGGAGAAGAGGCAAAACCCAAAAAAGTTGCGGTTTATGATTTGGGTGGAGGAACCTTTGATATATCAATAATTGAGATTGGTTATGTGGAAGGGACGATTAGTGTGCTTTCTACGGATGGTAATACCCATTTGGGCGGTGATGACTTCGACGAGCGGATTGTGAAATGGATTTTAGAAGAGGCAAGAAAGGAGCACGGTGTTGATTTATCAACCGACCGCACAAGTTTGCAGAGGATTCGGGAGGCAGCGGAGAAGGCGAAGCGGGAGTTATCAACAAAATTGGAAACAACAATCAGTCTCCCATTCATTTATTCGGACCCGAAAAAGGGACCAATCCATTTGGAGTTGAAGTTGACCCGAGCCCACTTGGAGGCAATGGTTGAGGATTTAATCCAAATGACCATTGAGCCGGTAAAGAGAGCACTGGAAAATGCTAAGCCCAAGAGGTTGACCCCCGAGGAGATTGATGAGGTGATTCTCGTGGGTGGCCAGACAAGAATGCCCAGGGTGATTGAGGTGGTTAGAGATTTCTTCAATAAAGAACCGCACCGGGGGATAAATCCGGATGAGGTCGTTGCCTTAGGCGCGGCAATTCAAGCCGGAATCTTCTCCGGTGATACGAAGAAGGATGTTGTCCTTTTGGATGTGACCCCCCTCTCCTTAGGAATTGAGACCTTAGGTGGTGTCTTCACCAAAATCATTGAACGTAATACAACAATCCCCACGAGAAAGAGTCAAATCTTTACCACCGCCGCTGATAATCAGACGGAGGTGACGATCCATGTTTTACAAGGCGAGAGGCCGATGGCGAAGGATAATAAGAGCCTCGGTCGGTTTGAACTTTATGGTATCCCACCTGCCCCCAGGGGAGTACCTCAGATTGAGGTAGAGTTTAATATTGATGCGGATGGGATTCTTTATGTCACCGCTCGGGATTTAGGGACAAAGAAGGAACAGAGTATGCGGATTATGCCCTCTTCGGGATTGACGAAGGAGGAGATTGAGCGAATGAAAAGGGAGGCGGAATTGCACCGGGCTGAGGACGAAGAGAGGAGGGAGTTGGCGGAAGCGAGAAACAGGGCGGATACTGTTATTTACCATATTGAGAAGAATCTGCGGGAATACGGAAGTAATCTCAGCGAAGCCGACCGGAAGGAGATTGAAGAGAAGTTAAAGGAGTTAAAGGAGAGTATTAAAGGTGAAGACCGGAAAAGGATTGAAAAGGGGATTGAGGAGTTGCAAAGGGCAGCAATGAAATTGGGTGAGGCGGTTTATAAGAGAGGAAAGGAGGGGAGTGAGGAGAAGAAGGAGACGAAGGCGGACTATCAGGTTTATGACGATACGAGCCAATAA